The following are from one region of the Indicator indicator isolate 239-I01 chromosome 14, UM_Iind_1.1, whole genome shotgun sequence genome:
- the ING4 gene encoding inhibitor of growth protein 4 isoform X5, with the protein MAAGMYLEHYLDNLKSEIDKLATEYISNARTLSSEEKLGLLKQIQDAYGKCKEFGDDKVQLAMQTYEMVDKHIRRLDTDLARFEADLKEKQIESSDYDSSSSKGKKKGRAQKEKKAARARSKGKNSDEEAPKTAQKKLKLVRTSTEYGMPSVTFGNVHPSDVLDMPVDPNEPTYCLCHQVSYGEMIGCDNPDCSIEWFHFACVGLTTKPRGKWFCPRCSQERKKK; encoded by the exons ACCTCAAGTCAGAGATCGATAAGTTGGCCACAGAGTACATCAGCAACGCACGGACTTTGTCTTCAGAGGAAAAGCTGGGGCTCCTCAAGCAAATCCAGGATGCCTATGGGAAGTGCAAGGAGTTTGGGGACGACAAGGTCCAGCTGGCCATGCAGACCTACGAGATG GTGGACAAGCACATCCGGCGGCTGGACACGGACCTGGCTCGCTTCGAGGCAGACCTGAAGGAGAAGCAGATAGAGTCGAGTGACTATGACAGCTCTTCCAGCAAGGGCAAGAAGA agggccgagcccagaaggagaagaaagctgcTCGTGCTCGCTCCAAGGGGAAGAACTCGGATGAGGAGGCACCCAAAACCGCCCAGAAGAAGCTGAAGCTCGTCCGCAC TAGCACGGAGTATGGGATGCCCTCAGTCACCTTTGGGAACGTGCACCCTTCAGATGTGTTGGACATGCCTGTGGACCCCAATGAGCCCACTTACTGCCTCTGCCACCAGGTCTCCTATGGGGAGATGATTGGCTGCGACAACCCAGAC TGTTCCATTGAGTGGTTCCATTTTGCCTGCGTGGGTCTGACAACAAAACCAAGAGGAAAATG GTTCTGCCCTCGCTGTtcccaggagaggaagaagaagtaA